From a single Salvelinus namaycush isolate Seneca chromosome 14, SaNama_1.0, whole genome shotgun sequence genomic region:
- the LOC120059605 gene encoding sporozoite surface protein 2-like has protein sequence MKKAAAQKTREHWERKARQFLESPSYRSGGAHQPNYPHQPPHPHQPNYPHQPNYPHQPNYPHQPHQPNYPHQPPHTHQPNYPHQPNYPHQPNYHHQPHQPPHPHQPNYPHQPPHPHQPNYPHQPHQPNYPHQPNYPHQPHQPNYPHQPPHPHQPNYPHQPNYPHQPNYPHQPHQPNNSHQPPHPHQPNYPHQPPHPHQPNYPPQPHQPNYPHQPNYPHQPNYPHQPNYPHRPHQPNYPHQPNYPHQPIYPHQPNYPHQPNYPHQPHQPNYPHQPHQPNYPHHLHHHQHHHHPH, from the exons ATGAAGAAGGCTGCAGCTCAAAAAAcaagggagcactgggagagaaaggccCGGCAGTTTCTGGAATCTCCATCGTATCGCTCCGGGGGAG CTCACCAGCCTAACTACCCTCACCAGCCTCCCCACCCTCACCAGCCTAACTACCCTCACCAGCCTAACTACCCTCACCAGCCTAACTACCCTCACCAGCCTCACCAGCCTAACTACCCTCACCAGCCTCCCCACACTCACCAGCCTAACTACCCTCACCAGCCTAACTACCCTCACCAGCCTAACTACCATCACCAGCCTCACCAGCCTCCCCACCCTCACCAGCCTAACTACCCTCACCAGCCTCCCCACCCTCACCAGCCTAACTACCCTCACCAGCCTCACCAGCCTAACTACCCTCACCAGCCTAACTACCCTCACCAGCCTCACCAGCCTAATTACCCTCACCAGCCTCCCCACCCTCACCAGCCTAACTACCCTCACCAGCCTAACTACCCTCACCAGCCTAACTACCCTCACCAGCCTCACCAGCCTAACAACTCTCACCAGCCTCCCCACCCTCACCAGCCTAACTACCCTCACCAGCCTCCCCACCCACACCAGCCTAACTACCCTCCCCAGCCTCACCAGCCTAATTACCCCCACCAGCCTAACTACCCTCACCAGCCTAACTACCCTCACCAGCCTAACTACCCTCACCGGCCTCACCAGCCTAACTACCCTCATCAGCCTAACTACCCTCACCAGCCTATCTACCCTCACCAGCCTAACTACCCTCACCAGCCTAACTACCCCCACCAGCCTCACCAGCCTAACTACCCCCACCAGCCTCACCAGCCTAACTATCCTCACCACCTtcaccaccatcaacaccatcaccaccctcACTAG